One genomic region from Anguilla rostrata isolate EN2019 chromosome 2, ASM1855537v3, whole genome shotgun sequence encodes:
- the LOC135247782 gene encoding SRC kinase signaling inhibitor 1-like isoform X1, translated as MNTVVADPERSGGHMISTDDAEYPREYRTLGNGTRRFSNVGLVHTSERRHTVIAAQSLEALGSLQKADMERKRDVFLDHLKNKYPPQHPPSPSQSHGSMRGAPDRTREQQQPNYWSFKSRSPRHSQSTQSGLADQAAKLSFASAESLETMSEADIPLGFNRMNRFRQSLPLSRSASQTKLRSPGVLFLQYGDETRRVHITHELSSLDTLHALIVHMFPQKLTMGMLKSPNTAILIKDEARNVFYELEDVRDIQDRSIIKIYRKEPIYASYPAAHLANGDLRREMVYTSRDSSPTRRLNSGPSSASPPSASPSRSRLSYGGGRPPSFVGPAQAHPHAQHHPPSSGHPHALPHPHPHPHHAPPAGLSPSPSAILERRDVKPDEEVTSKNMVLLKNEGLYADPYGLVHEGRLSIASTQSLAAIGDPFAFPVSGGLYRRGSVRSLSTYSAAAAALQGELEEALYKPGGPLYPDAYASTLGVGFRMPPSSPQKVPEAQLRDRDSYSGSPGRGSPVRQAFRKDSSSSVFAAESPKSRAASGSDPLCGAVLPGGDMNRGTTGTPGYNSPLPGNETETRERMEAMEKQIASLTGLVQSVLTRAPDSDSAEKTESANDCSGAGTGRIKKRKALTPSAPLALMPPPPAGAAQATTVTRLQMQLHLHDLQHNATELRDQLSQLRKMQLQNQDSVRSLLKRTETEISVRVTDALRKQEDPLQRQRLLVEEERLKYLNEEELIIQQLHDLEKSVEEIQKDSSVNHRLVTAQELEEKATVLRKLGETLTELKNQFPSLQSKMRVVLRVEVEAVKFLKEEPHRLDALLKRCKTVTDTLTTLRRQVNEGTWKSQEDFASSLPKQGDEFSKSADFDIPTSPPLSLNSLGGSTSLSNWTPHSSPSQGNPSGLHHDPQPPGSLKNRALDDLSGRRGVDKSVSAEVRLAAERDWEEKRANLTQYSAQDINRLLEETQAELMKAIPDLDFAAKQINKPSAIPVSQSGNTTPEHRPNKPQHSAHKLSSKEPGSRRGSDELMVPRYRTEKPSKSPPPPPPRRSFPSSHGLTTNRSGEVIVTSKTIKKSESEETETQKPHVKLRRTVSEAPRPASTPPVIAASGVKEDDDEEKIIAELEVFQRAPIRVKVSPPHSLPSTLRRTSTPPSSLDLWPSGAAGRKTSSASLDCSSLRWELGKLYKRNASSPAPDSQERDVTAPSSSSSQVPRIMLTDWTSVSSSRSESPVRAGPEGHFAQRTLQGITTGRGCSNVKSPHQAFGVTSAIDPRLTTVDDQQLTRIGLTPQKQSQALPKVSKPPEEIPAVRTQRRPQSYELRIQESFEEAGGEEGREDLALILTDREVRVLSGREAQKLSSSGAGQEVRTVMVQPEAPEGDAELPAPGTKPCRLQLSSTPLILLFGESLQVKEAYRQLEALLEEDEEEEEEEEAGDLQAGGQVYRQSQRWRPVPKPRMARTQGASRRAGPRIQLPKGQLVTLREALRQGLQTGNRTLQLLISAERDASTLSLRVGDCRSKSPCPGVSASTPNGSARPQQSRAEGGGLKGALAGDVRSSTFQRLDSLEETIRVLENTLQEISANPSAGYLFPRDFLRQLSSDSRSEPCSTGQITEGPIPPPRTADSEATSPSPISKKKPPVPPKPSGIPVHLIKVFPPSVVCHFLFGHTVISLVLFWLGIGLLSEKSSPGRQAGAVLSPDWQCWTA; from the exons aGCCGGAGCCCTCGACACTCCCAGTCCACGCAGTCGGGCCTGGCCGACCAGGCCGCCAAGCTGTCCTTCGCCTCGGCCGAGTCGCTGGAGACCATGTCGGAGGCCGACATCCCGCTCGGCTTCAACCGCATGAACCGCTTCCGGCAGAGCCTGCCCCTGTCGCGCTCGGCCAGCCAGACCAAGCTGCGCTCGCCAG gggtGCTTTTTCTGCAGTACGGGGACGAGACGCGGCGGGTGCACATCACCCACGAGCTGAGCAGCCTGGACACGCTGCACGCCCTCATCGTGCACATGTTCCCGCAGAAGCTGACCATGGGCATGCTCAAGTCGCCCAACACCGCCATCCTCATCAAGGACGAGGCGCGCAACGTATTCTACGAGCTGGAGGACGTGCGCGACATCCAGGACCGCAGCATCATCAAGATCTACCGCAAGGAGCCCATCTACGCCTCCTACCCCGCCGCCCACCTGGCCAACGGGGACCTgcgg AGAGAGATGGTGTACACGTCTCGGGACTCCTCCCCCACGCGGCGGCTCAACAGCGGGCCGTCGTCGGCCTCCCCGCCCTCGGCGTCGCCCTCCCGCTCCCGGCTCTCGTACGGCGGGGGCCGCCCGCCCTCCTTCGTGGGGCCGGCCCAGGCGCACCCCCACGCCCAGCACCACCCGCCCTCCTCGGGCCACCCCcacgccctgccccacccccacccccacccccaccacgcccccccGGCGGGCCTCTCGCCGTCGCCCAGCGCCATCCTGGAGCGGCGCGACGTCAAGCCGGACGAGGAGGTGACGTCCAAGAACATGGTGCTGCTGAAGAACGAGGGCCTCTACGCCGACCCCTACGGCCTGGTGCACGAGGGCCGCCTGAGCATCGCCTCGACGCAGTCGCTGGCCGCCATCGGCGACCCCTTCGCCTTCCCGGTGTCCGGCGGCCTGTACCGCCGCGGCTCCGTCCGCTCGCTCAGCACCTActcggccgccgccgccgccctgcAGGGCGAGCTGGAGGAGGCCCTGTACAAGCCCGGCGGCCCGCTGTACCCCGACGCCTACGCCTCCACGCTGGGCGTGGGCTTCCGCATGCCCCCCTCGTCCCCGCAGAAGGTGCCGGAGGCGCAGCTGCGGGACCGGGACTCGTACTCCGGGTCGCCCGGCCGCGGCTCCCCCGTGCGCCAGGCCTTCCGGAAGGACTCCTCGTCCTCCGTCTTCGCCGCCGAGAGCCCCAAGTCCCGCGCCGCCTCCGGCTCCGACCCGCTCTGCGGGGCCGTGCTCCCCGGGGGGGACATGAACCGGGGGACGACGGGGACGCCGGGCTACAACTCCCCGCTGCCCGGCAATGAAACAGAGACCCG GGAGCGGATGGAGGCGATGGAGAAGCAGATCGCCAGTCTCACGGGCCTGGTGCAGAGCGTGCTGACCAGAGCGCCAGACAGCGACAGCGC CGAGAAGACCGAGTCCGCCAACGACTGCTCGGGCGCAGGAA CTGGACggataaaaaaaaggaaag CCCTGACGCCGTCGGCGCCTCTGGCTCTGATGCCGCCCCCCCCTGCCGGAGCCGCGCAGGCCACCACCGTCACGCGCTTGCAGATGCAGCTGCACCTGCACGACCTGCAGCACAACGCCACCGAGCTGCGCGACCAGCTGTCCCAGCTGCGCAAGATGCAG CTCCAGAACCAGGACTCAGTGCGGTCGCTGCTGAAGCGGACGGAAACAGAGATCAGCGTGCGAGTGACGGACGCACTACGCAAACAGGAGGACCCCCTGCAAAGACAGCGCCTCCTGGTGGAGGAGGAACGACTGAAGTACCTGAACGAGGAGGAGCTGATTATTCAGCAGCTGCA TGACCTGGAGAAATCTGTGGAGGAGATCCAGAAGGACTCGTCAGTGAACCACCGGCTGGTGACGgcgcaggagctggaggagaaggccACAGTGCTGAGGAAGCTGGGAGAAACGCTCACCGAGCTCAAGA ACCAGTTCCCCAGCCTACAGAGTAAGATGCGGGTGGTGTTAAGGGTTGAGGTGGAGGCGGTCAAGTTCCTCAAGGAGGAGCCACATAGGCTGGACGCCTTACTGAAACGCTGCAAGACGGTCACAGACACGCTGACCACCCTGCGCAG GCAAGTGAATGAGGGAACATGGAAGAGCCAGGAGGACTTTGCAAGCTCGTTGCCCAAGCAGGGGGACGAATTTAGCAAGAGCGCAGACTTTGACATTCCTACCAGCCCTCCTCTCAGCCTCAACAGCCTGGGGGGCAGCACCAGCCTCTCCAACTGGACCCCTCACTCCAGCCCCAGCCAAGGCAACCCCTCGGGTCTGCACCATGACCCCCAGCCCCCGGGGTCCCTGAAGAACCGGGCCCTGGACGATCTGTCGGGCCGCCGGGGCGTAGACAAATCGGTGTCGGCGGAGGTCAGACTG gccGCTGAGCGGGACTGGGAGGAGAAGCGGGCGAACCTGACGCAGTACAGCGCCCAGGACATCAACCGGCTCCTGGAGGAGACGCAGGCTGAACTCATGAAGGCCATACCGGACCTGGACTTTGCAGCCAAGCAGATCAACAAGCCCTCGGCGATCCCCGTGTCCCAGAGCGGCAACACCACCCCGGAGCACCGCCCAAACAAGCCCCAGCACTCCGCCCACAAGCTGTCCAGCAAGGAGCCCGGCTCACGGCGTGGCTCTG ACGAGCTGATGGTGCCTCGGTATCGCACGGAGAAGCCCTCCAagtcgcccccgcccccgccaccccgccgTAGCTTCCCATCATCCCATGGGCTCACCACCAACCGCAGCGGGGAGGTCATCGTCACCAGCAAGACCATCAAG AAGTCCGAGTCGGAGGAGACGGAGACCCAGAAACCCCACGTCAAGCTGCGGCGGACCGTCTCCGAGGCCCCGCGgcccgcctccaccccccctgtCATCGCCGCGTCGGGGGTCAAGGAAGATGACGACGAGGAGAAGATCATCGCCGAGCTGGAG GTGTTTCAGAGAGCCCCAATTAGAGTCAAAGTgtcccctccccactccctgcccagCACCCTGCGCAGGACCAGTACCCCTCCCTCCAGCCTGGACCTGTGGCCCTCAGGGGCCGCGGGAAGGAAG ACGTCCTCAGCTTCCCTGGACTGCTCCAGCCTACGGTGGGAGTTGGGCAAACTGTATAAGCGTAACGCCAGCTCCCCAGCACCAGACTCACAG GAACGTGATGTTACTGCCCCCAGTTCCTCATCCAGTCAGGTCCCCCGCATCATGCTGACTGACTGGACATCTGTCTCTTCTTCCCGTTCTGAGAGCCCGGTCAGGGCTGGTCCAGAGGGACACTTTGCACAGAGAACACTGCAGGGCATAACCACaggaagaggctgcagtaaCGTCAAGAGCCCTCACCAAGCCTTTGGTGTCACCTCAGCCATTGACCCGAGACTGACCACAGTGGATGACCAACAGTTAACGAGGATTGGCCTCACCCCTCAGAAACAGAGCCAGGCACTCCCCAAGGTGTCCAAGCCTCCTGAGGAAATTCCTGCAGTCCGGACACAGAGGAGGCCCCAAAGCTACGAGCTGAGGATCCAGGAGTCCTTTGAAGAGGCgggtggagaggagggcagggaggacCTGGCCCTTATCCTCACAGACAGGGAGGTGAGGGTGCTGTCCGGCAGAGAAGCTCAGAAGCTCAGCAGTTCAGGAGCTGGCCAGGAGGTGCGGACTGTGATGGTCCAACCTGAGGCACCAGAGGGCGATGCCGAGCTCCCCGCACCTGGGACTAAACCTTGCAGGCTGCAGTTGAGCAGCACCCCACTGATCCTGTTGTTCGGAGAGTCCCTGCAGGTCAAAGAGGCCTACAGACAACTAGAGGCACtgctggaggaggacgaggaggaggaggaggaggaagaggccggAGACCTCCAGGCTGGAGGCCAGGTTTACCGTCAGAGTCAGAGGTGGAGGCCGGTGCCCAAACCGAGGATGGCGAGGACTCAGGGCGCCTCCAGGAGAGCTGGCCCCAGGATACAGCTTCCCAAGGGGCAGCTGGTCACCCTGAGGGAGGCTTTGAGGCAGGGCCTtcagacaggaaacagaacCCTGCAGCTCCTCATCAGCGCAGAGCGGGACGCCAGCACGTTGTCTCTCAGGGTGGGCGACTGCAGGTCAAAATCACCTTGCCCTGGGGTTTCCGCGTCAACGCCGAATGGGTCAGCCCGTCCTCAGCAGAGTCGAGCTGAGGGGGGCGGGCTTAAAGGGGCGCTGGCAGGAGACGTCCGCAGCAGCACCTTCCAGAGGCTGGACAGCCTGGAGGAGACCATTCGCGTACTGGAGAACACCCTGCAGGAGATCAGCGCCAACCCCTCAGCGGGCTACCTCTTCCCCAGAGACTTTCTCAGGCAGCTGAGCTCTGACAGCAGGAGCGAGCCTTGTAGTACTGGGCAGATCACAGAAGGTCCAATCCCTCCGCCCAGAACTGCAGACTCGGAggccacctccccctcccccatctccaaGAAGAAGCCTCCTGTCCCACCCAAGCCATCCGGCATCCCGGTGCACCTGATTAAGGTCTTCCCGCCCTCCGTGgtgtgtcatttcctgtttggtcATACAGTGATCTCCTTGGTACTCTTCTGGCTTGGGATTGGCCTTCTCTCTGAAAAATCCTCTCCTGGGAGACAAGCAGGGGCTGTTCTTTCACCTGACTGGCAGTGCTGGACAGCTTAA
- the LOC135247782 gene encoding SRC kinase signaling inhibitor 1-like isoform X2, whose product MNTVVADPERSGGHMISTDDAEYPREYRTLGNGTRRFSNVGLVHTSERRHTVIAAQSLEALGSLQKADMERKRDVFLDHLKNKYPPQHPPSPSQSHGSMRGAPDRTREQQQPNYWSFKSRSPRHSQSTQSGLADQAAKLSFASAESLETMSEADIPLGFNRMNRFRQSLPLSRSASQTKLRSPGVLFLQYGDETRRVHITHELSSLDTLHALIVHMFPQKLTMGMLKSPNTAILIKDEARNVFYELEDVRDIQDRSIIKIYRKEPIYASYPAAHLANGDLRREMVYTSRDSSPTRRLNSGPSSASPPSASPSRSRLSYGGGRPPSFVGPAQAHPHAQHHPPSSGHPHALPHPHPHPHHAPPAGLSPSPSAILERRDVKPDEEVTSKNMVLLKNEGLYADPYGLVHEGRLSIASTQSLAAIGDPFAFPVSGGLYRRGSVRSLSTYSAAAAALQGELEEALYKPGGPLYPDAYASTLGVGFRMPPSSPQKVPEAQLRDRDSYSGSPGRGSPVRQAFRKDSSSSVFAAESPKSRAASGSDPLCGAVLPGGDMNRGTTGTPGYNSPLPGNETETRERMEAMEKQIASLTGLVQSVLTRAPDSDSAEKTESANDCSGAGTGRIKKRKALTPSAPLALMPPPPAGAAQATTVTRLQMQLHLHDLQHNATELRDQLSQLRKMQLQNQDSVRSLLKRTETEISVRVTDALRKQEDPLQRQRLLVEEERLKYLNEEELIIQQLHDLEKSVEEIQKDSSVNHRLVTAQELEEKATVLRKLGETLTELKNQFPSLQSKMRVVLRVEVEAVKFLKEEPHRLDALLKRCKTVTDTLTTLRRQVNEGTWKSQEDFASSLPKQGDEFSKSADFDIPTSPPLSLNSLGGSTSLSNWTPHSSPSQGNPSGLHHDPQPPGSLKNRALDDLSGRRGVDKSVSAEVRLAAERDWEEKRANLTQYSAQDINRLLEETQAELMKAIPDLDFAAKQINKPSAIPVSQSGNTTPEHRPNKPQHSAHKLSSKEPGSRRGSDELMVPRYRTEKPSKSPPPPPPRRSFPSSHGLTTNRSGEVIVTSKTIKSESEETETQKPHVKLRRTVSEAPRPASTPPVIAASGVKEDDDEEKIIAELEVFQRAPIRVKVSPPHSLPSTLRRTSTPPSSLDLWPSGAAGRKTSSASLDCSSLRWELGKLYKRNASSPAPDSQERDVTAPSSSSSQVPRIMLTDWTSVSSSRSESPVRAGPEGHFAQRTLQGITTGRGCSNVKSPHQAFGVTSAIDPRLTTVDDQQLTRIGLTPQKQSQALPKVSKPPEEIPAVRTQRRPQSYELRIQESFEEAGGEEGREDLALILTDREVRVLSGREAQKLSSSGAGQEVRTVMVQPEAPEGDAELPAPGTKPCRLQLSSTPLILLFGESLQVKEAYRQLEALLEEDEEEEEEEEAGDLQAGGQVYRQSQRWRPVPKPRMARTQGASRRAGPRIQLPKGQLVTLREALRQGLQTGNRTLQLLISAERDASTLSLRVGDCRSKSPCPGVSASTPNGSARPQQSRAEGGGLKGALAGDVRSSTFQRLDSLEETIRVLENTLQEISANPSAGYLFPRDFLRQLSSDSRSEPCSTGQITEGPIPPPRTADSEATSPSPISKKKPPVPPKPSGIPVHLIKVFPPSVVCHFLFGHTVISLVLFWLGIGLLSEKSSPGRQAGAVLSPDWQCWTA is encoded by the exons aGCCGGAGCCCTCGACACTCCCAGTCCACGCAGTCGGGCCTGGCCGACCAGGCCGCCAAGCTGTCCTTCGCCTCGGCCGAGTCGCTGGAGACCATGTCGGAGGCCGACATCCCGCTCGGCTTCAACCGCATGAACCGCTTCCGGCAGAGCCTGCCCCTGTCGCGCTCGGCCAGCCAGACCAAGCTGCGCTCGCCAG gggtGCTTTTTCTGCAGTACGGGGACGAGACGCGGCGGGTGCACATCACCCACGAGCTGAGCAGCCTGGACACGCTGCACGCCCTCATCGTGCACATGTTCCCGCAGAAGCTGACCATGGGCATGCTCAAGTCGCCCAACACCGCCATCCTCATCAAGGACGAGGCGCGCAACGTATTCTACGAGCTGGAGGACGTGCGCGACATCCAGGACCGCAGCATCATCAAGATCTACCGCAAGGAGCCCATCTACGCCTCCTACCCCGCCGCCCACCTGGCCAACGGGGACCTgcgg AGAGAGATGGTGTACACGTCTCGGGACTCCTCCCCCACGCGGCGGCTCAACAGCGGGCCGTCGTCGGCCTCCCCGCCCTCGGCGTCGCCCTCCCGCTCCCGGCTCTCGTACGGCGGGGGCCGCCCGCCCTCCTTCGTGGGGCCGGCCCAGGCGCACCCCCACGCCCAGCACCACCCGCCCTCCTCGGGCCACCCCcacgccctgccccacccccacccccacccccaccacgcccccccGGCGGGCCTCTCGCCGTCGCCCAGCGCCATCCTGGAGCGGCGCGACGTCAAGCCGGACGAGGAGGTGACGTCCAAGAACATGGTGCTGCTGAAGAACGAGGGCCTCTACGCCGACCCCTACGGCCTGGTGCACGAGGGCCGCCTGAGCATCGCCTCGACGCAGTCGCTGGCCGCCATCGGCGACCCCTTCGCCTTCCCGGTGTCCGGCGGCCTGTACCGCCGCGGCTCCGTCCGCTCGCTCAGCACCTActcggccgccgccgccgccctgcAGGGCGAGCTGGAGGAGGCCCTGTACAAGCCCGGCGGCCCGCTGTACCCCGACGCCTACGCCTCCACGCTGGGCGTGGGCTTCCGCATGCCCCCCTCGTCCCCGCAGAAGGTGCCGGAGGCGCAGCTGCGGGACCGGGACTCGTACTCCGGGTCGCCCGGCCGCGGCTCCCCCGTGCGCCAGGCCTTCCGGAAGGACTCCTCGTCCTCCGTCTTCGCCGCCGAGAGCCCCAAGTCCCGCGCCGCCTCCGGCTCCGACCCGCTCTGCGGGGCCGTGCTCCCCGGGGGGGACATGAACCGGGGGACGACGGGGACGCCGGGCTACAACTCCCCGCTGCCCGGCAATGAAACAGAGACCCG GGAGCGGATGGAGGCGATGGAGAAGCAGATCGCCAGTCTCACGGGCCTGGTGCAGAGCGTGCTGACCAGAGCGCCAGACAGCGACAGCGC CGAGAAGACCGAGTCCGCCAACGACTGCTCGGGCGCAGGAA CTGGACggataaaaaaaaggaaag CCCTGACGCCGTCGGCGCCTCTGGCTCTGATGCCGCCCCCCCCTGCCGGAGCCGCGCAGGCCACCACCGTCACGCGCTTGCAGATGCAGCTGCACCTGCACGACCTGCAGCACAACGCCACCGAGCTGCGCGACCAGCTGTCCCAGCTGCGCAAGATGCAG CTCCAGAACCAGGACTCAGTGCGGTCGCTGCTGAAGCGGACGGAAACAGAGATCAGCGTGCGAGTGACGGACGCACTACGCAAACAGGAGGACCCCCTGCAAAGACAGCGCCTCCTGGTGGAGGAGGAACGACTGAAGTACCTGAACGAGGAGGAGCTGATTATTCAGCAGCTGCA TGACCTGGAGAAATCTGTGGAGGAGATCCAGAAGGACTCGTCAGTGAACCACCGGCTGGTGACGgcgcaggagctggaggagaaggccACAGTGCTGAGGAAGCTGGGAGAAACGCTCACCGAGCTCAAGA ACCAGTTCCCCAGCCTACAGAGTAAGATGCGGGTGGTGTTAAGGGTTGAGGTGGAGGCGGTCAAGTTCCTCAAGGAGGAGCCACATAGGCTGGACGCCTTACTGAAACGCTGCAAGACGGTCACAGACACGCTGACCACCCTGCGCAG GCAAGTGAATGAGGGAACATGGAAGAGCCAGGAGGACTTTGCAAGCTCGTTGCCCAAGCAGGGGGACGAATTTAGCAAGAGCGCAGACTTTGACATTCCTACCAGCCCTCCTCTCAGCCTCAACAGCCTGGGGGGCAGCACCAGCCTCTCCAACTGGACCCCTCACTCCAGCCCCAGCCAAGGCAACCCCTCGGGTCTGCACCATGACCCCCAGCCCCCGGGGTCCCTGAAGAACCGGGCCCTGGACGATCTGTCGGGCCGCCGGGGCGTAGACAAATCGGTGTCGGCGGAGGTCAGACTG gccGCTGAGCGGGACTGGGAGGAGAAGCGGGCGAACCTGACGCAGTACAGCGCCCAGGACATCAACCGGCTCCTGGAGGAGACGCAGGCTGAACTCATGAAGGCCATACCGGACCTGGACTTTGCAGCCAAGCAGATCAACAAGCCCTCGGCGATCCCCGTGTCCCAGAGCGGCAACACCACCCCGGAGCACCGCCCAAACAAGCCCCAGCACTCCGCCCACAAGCTGTCCAGCAAGGAGCCCGGCTCACGGCGTGGCTCTG ACGAGCTGATGGTGCCTCGGTATCGCACGGAGAAGCCCTCCAagtcgcccccgcccccgccaccccgccgTAGCTTCCCATCATCCCATGGGCTCACCACCAACCGCAGCGGGGAGGTCATCGTCACCAGCAAGACCATCAAG TCCGAGTCGGAGGAGACGGAGACCCAGAAACCCCACGTCAAGCTGCGGCGGACCGTCTCCGAGGCCCCGCGgcccgcctccaccccccctgtCATCGCCGCGTCGGGGGTCAAGGAAGATGACGACGAGGAGAAGATCATCGCCGAGCTGGAG GTGTTTCAGAGAGCCCCAATTAGAGTCAAAGTgtcccctccccactccctgcccagCACCCTGCGCAGGACCAGTACCCCTCCCTCCAGCCTGGACCTGTGGCCCTCAGGGGCCGCGGGAAGGAAG ACGTCCTCAGCTTCCCTGGACTGCTCCAGCCTACGGTGGGAGTTGGGCAAACTGTATAAGCGTAACGCCAGCTCCCCAGCACCAGACTCACAG GAACGTGATGTTACTGCCCCCAGTTCCTCATCCAGTCAGGTCCCCCGCATCATGCTGACTGACTGGACATCTGTCTCTTCTTCCCGTTCTGAGAGCCCGGTCAGGGCTGGTCCAGAGGGACACTTTGCACAGAGAACACTGCAGGGCATAACCACaggaagaggctgcagtaaCGTCAAGAGCCCTCACCAAGCCTTTGGTGTCACCTCAGCCATTGACCCGAGACTGACCACAGTGGATGACCAACAGTTAACGAGGATTGGCCTCACCCCTCAGAAACAGAGCCAGGCACTCCCCAAGGTGTCCAAGCCTCCTGAGGAAATTCCTGCAGTCCGGACACAGAGGAGGCCCCAAAGCTACGAGCTGAGGATCCAGGAGTCCTTTGAAGAGGCgggtggagaggagggcagggaggacCTGGCCCTTATCCTCACAGACAGGGAGGTGAGGGTGCTGTCCGGCAGAGAAGCTCAGAAGCTCAGCAGTTCAGGAGCTGGCCAGGAGGTGCGGACTGTGATGGTCCAACCTGAGGCACCAGAGGGCGATGCCGAGCTCCCCGCACCTGGGACTAAACCTTGCAGGCTGCAGTTGAGCAGCACCCCACTGATCCTGTTGTTCGGAGAGTCCCTGCAGGTCAAAGAGGCCTACAGACAACTAGAGGCACtgctggaggaggacgaggaggaggaggaggaggaagaggccggAGACCTCCAGGCTGGAGGCCAGGTTTACCGTCAGAGTCAGAGGTGGAGGCCGGTGCCCAAACCGAGGATGGCGAGGACTCAGGGCGCCTCCAGGAGAGCTGGCCCCAGGATACAGCTTCCCAAGGGGCAGCTGGTCACCCTGAGGGAGGCTTTGAGGCAGGGCCTtcagacaggaaacagaacCCTGCAGCTCCTCATCAGCGCAGAGCGGGACGCCAGCACGTTGTCTCTCAGGGTGGGCGACTGCAGGTCAAAATCACCTTGCCCTGGGGTTTCCGCGTCAACGCCGAATGGGTCAGCCCGTCCTCAGCAGAGTCGAGCTGAGGGGGGCGGGCTTAAAGGGGCGCTGGCAGGAGACGTCCGCAGCAGCACCTTCCAGAGGCTGGACAGCCTGGAGGAGACCATTCGCGTACTGGAGAACACCCTGCAGGAGATCAGCGCCAACCCCTCAGCGGGCTACCTCTTCCCCAGAGACTTTCTCAGGCAGCTGAGCTCTGACAGCAGGAGCGAGCCTTGTAGTACTGGGCAGATCACAGAAGGTCCAATCCCTCCGCCCAGAACTGCAGACTCGGAggccacctccccctcccccatctccaaGAAGAAGCCTCCTGTCCCACCCAAGCCATCCGGCATCCCGGTGCACCTGATTAAGGTCTTCCCGCCCTCCGTGgtgtgtcatttcctgtttggtcATACAGTGATCTCCTTGGTACTCTTCTGGCTTGGGATTGGCCTTCTCTCTGAAAAATCCTCTCCTGGGAGACAAGCAGGGGCTGTTCTTTCACCTGACTGGCAGTGCTGGACAGCTTAA